A stretch of the Medicago truncatula cultivar Jemalong A17 chromosome 5, MtrunA17r5.0-ANR, whole genome shotgun sequence genome encodes the following:
- the LOC11429504 gene encoding 60S ribosomal protein L13a-4, whose translation MVSGSGACAKRVVIDARHHMLGRLASIVAKELLNGQKVVVVRCEEICMSGGLVRQKMKYMRFLRKRMNTKPSHGPIHFRAPSKIFWRTLRGMIPHKTKRGEAALARLKVYEGIPPPYDKIKRMVVPDALKVLRLQKGHKFCLLGQLSAEVGWNYYDIIKELENKRKERSQLAYEKKKQINKLRVKAEKIVDEKLGSELQVLAPVKY comes from the exons ATGGTGTCAGGTTCCGGAGCATGTGCAAAGAGAGTCGTCATTGACGCTCGCCACCACATGCTAGGTCGTTTAGCGTCGATTGTCGCAAAAGAGCTCCTAAACGGACAGAAAGTTGTGGTTGTAAGATGTGAAGAGATTTGTATGTCAGGTGGACTCGTTAGGCAGAAAATGAAGTACATGAGGTTTCTTAGGAAGAGGATGAATACCAAACCCAGTCATGGTCCTATTCATTTTAGGGCTCCTTCAAAGATTTTCTGGAGAACTCTTCGTGG AATGATTCCACACAAGACAAAGCGTGGGGAAGCTGCTCTTGCTAGGTTGAAAGTCTATGAAGGTATTCCACCTCCATATGACAAGATTAAGAGGATGGTTGTTCCTGATGCTCTCAA GGTATTGAGGCTTCAAAAGGGACACAAATTCTGCCTGCTTGGACAATTGTCAGCTGAGGTTGGATGGAACTACTATGATATCATAAAg GAATTGGAAAACAAGAGAAAGGAAAGATCACAATTGGCTTATgagaaaaagaagcagatcaaTAAATTAAGGGTGAAAGCTGAGAAAATTGTGGACGAAAAGCTCGGGTCCGAACTACAAGTACTTGCTCCTGTCAAGTACTGA
- the LOC11434084 gene encoding uncharacterized protein, giving the protein MASELIRICSKRKRERFRKRKHKKMVSREQKRAALHEKLQLLRSVTNSHALNDTSIVIDASKYIENLKEKVERLNEEIASAESSSVHNPNLPMVTVETLEKGFLINVFSAKSSQGMLVSILEAIEEMRLTVLEARVSCTDNFCFQAVGEENEEQGDTIDAQAVKQAVGQAIKNWSESSD; this is encoded by the exons ATGGCCTCAGAACTCATCAGAATTTGTAGcaaaaggaaaagagagagatttagaaagagaaaacacaaaaaaatggTTTCTAGGGAGCAAAAGAGAGCAGCACTGCATGAGAAGCTGCAACTTCTTCGTTCTGTTACTAACTCTCATGCT CTAAATGATACCTCGATCGTAATCGATGCATCAAAGTATATTGAAAATCTAAAGGAAAAGGTAGAAAGACTGAATGAAGAAATAGCTTCTGCAGAAAGTTCAAGTGTCCACAATCCCAATTTGCCTATG GTTACAGTTGAAACCCTAGAAAAGGGATTTCTTATAAACGTTTTTTCAGCAAAAAGCAGCCAAGGTATGCTTGTTTCAATACTTGAAGCCATTGAAGAGATGAGGCTTACAGTGCTGGAAGCTAGGGTTTCTTGTACAGACAATTTTTGTTTCCAAGCTGTTGGAGAAGAG AATGAAGAACAAGGTGATACTATTGATGCACAAGCTGTGAAACAAGCAGTGGGACAAGCAATAAAAAATTGGAGTGAAAGTTCCGATTAA
- the LOC11434545 gene encoding uncharacterized protein — translation MVFSAKEKENEVVMGNGSGASEGEGARVKVPLHNFRLPSSLKWGSQRQLRCQKVPDNGDGSSQREMVSSPESAMERMSMLRIDYGDDEGVNAMRERLTLDLKAEGRRMKDAILKKEKENGVGSGGEGSSMAAAREKTWNFRTRRGVAGETGKGLKIDEKKPNISSPLKGGGSTEKKAMKFSLSLTKKEIEEDFIKMTGQKPPRRPKRRPKNVQKQMNTLFPGAWLPGVNADSYKVSDAPENGKEEEKAKSLYGGNKNGLLDL, via the exons ATGGTATTTTCTGCTAAAGAAAAGGAGAATGAAGTTGTTATGGGTAATGGTTCTGGTGCCAGTGAAGGTGAAGGTGCAAGAGTGAAGGTTCCTCTTCACAACTTCCGTTTACCTTCTTCTTTGAAGTGGGGTTCTCAGCGTCAACTCAGGTGTCAAAAGGTCCCTGACAATGGCGACGGATCATCACAGAGGGAGATGGTGTCATCACCAGAGAGTGCAATGGAGAGGATGAGCATGCTAAGGATTGATTACGGTGATGATGAAGGGGTCAATGCTATGCGGGAGAGGTTGACACTTGATCTGAAGGCCGAAGGTAGAAGGATGAAAGATGCCATTCTAAAGAAGGAGAAAGAGAATGGTGTTGGTAGTGGTGGTGAAGGGTCGTCAATGGCTGCCGCAAGAGAGAAAACATGGAATTTTAGGACAAGGAGAGGTGTTGCTGGAGAGACCGGAAAGGGGTTGAAGATTGATGAGAAAAAACCCAACATATCATCACCGTTAAAAGGTGGTGGTTCTACTGAGAAGAAGGCGATGAAGTTTTCTTTGTCGTTGACAAAGAAGGAGATTGAGGAAGATTTCATCAAAATGACAGGTCAAAAGCCTCCTAGAAGGCCCAAAAGGAGACCTAAAAATGTTCAGAAGCAAATGAAT ACCCTTTTCCCTGGTGCGTGGTTGCCTGGGGTTAATGCTGATTCCTATAAGGTTTCTGATGCTCCTGAGAATGGCAAG gaagaagaaaaagcaaAGAGTTTGTATGGTGGGAATAAGAATGGCTTATTGGACCTATGA